A single window of Candidatus Omnitrophota bacterium DNA harbors:
- the purH gene encoding bifunctional phosphoribosylaminoimidazolecarboxamide formyltransferase/IMP cyclohydrolase, whose amino-acid sequence MVRVSRALVSVTDKTGLPEFVRGLHEMGVEILSTGGTARLLEEEGIPVLSVGEYTGAEEIMGGRVKTLHPKVFGSLLALRDNPDHMQQLQDRGMRPIDLLVVNFYPFEKVAQQRGVRIAELLENIDIGGPAMLRSAAKNMRHVAAVCDPARYENVLQELQENGGSLSEKTVQDLAIQAFEATSNYDRFVWSTLKERAGTLTVPSNGLPGSALEIRAEKVLPLRYGENPHQAAALYAPAGETRSVLGAQLLHGKPLSYNNLLDLEAASNIANEFTRPAACVIKHGSPCGAAVGSRLSEVLAQAWAGDPLSAFGGIVGFNREVDLPTAEILLELGFIECIVAPGFRLKASKALQSKKNLRLVVYTPPKQAPPRIRSLGLGLLVQEADTGKLGRLRVVTRKKPTEAQLKSLKFAWTLAKHALSNAIVLVQKEAVVGVGAGQTSRVDAVRQAIKKAGDRAQGAVLASDGFFPMADGVTVAARAGIKAIIQPGGSVRDEQTTAAADKAKMAMVFTGMRHFRH is encoded by the coding sequence ATGGTCCGAGTGAGTCGGGCGCTGGTCAGTGTGACAGACAAGACCGGCCTTCCTGAATTTGTGCGGGGCTTGCACGAGATGGGGGTGGAGATTCTTTCCACCGGGGGCACGGCACGACTCCTGGAGGAGGAGGGAATCCCGGTCCTTTCCGTGGGCGAATACACCGGCGCCGAGGAAATCATGGGCGGCCGCGTCAAGACCCTTCACCCCAAAGTCTTTGGATCTCTTCTGGCTCTGCGCGACAATCCGGATCACATGCAGCAGTTGCAGGATCGCGGTATGCGTCCGATCGATTTGTTGGTTGTCAATTTTTATCCCTTTGAGAAGGTGGCGCAGCAGCGCGGCGTGCGAATCGCCGAGCTTTTGGAAAATATCGATATCGGCGGGCCGGCCATGTTGCGCAGCGCGGCCAAGAATATGCGGCACGTGGCGGCCGTGTGTGACCCAGCGCGTTATGAGAATGTGCTTCAAGAGTTGCAGGAAAACGGCGGGTCGCTTAGCGAAAAGACGGTTCAGGACTTGGCAATACAGGCTTTTGAGGCCACTTCCAATTATGACCGCTTTGTCTGGAGTACTTTGAAGGAGCGCGCAGGCACTCTGACTGTGCCTTCCAATGGTTTGCCGGGCAGCGCTTTGGAGATTCGTGCGGAGAAGGTTCTTCCTTTGAGATACGGTGAAAACCCGCACCAGGCTGCGGCTCTCTATGCGCCGGCCGGTGAGACCCGGAGCGTTTTGGGCGCGCAGCTTCTGCACGGCAAGCCGCTTTCCTACAACAATCTCTTGGATCTGGAAGCCGCGTCTAATATTGCCAATGAGTTCACACGCCCGGCTGCTTGCGTGATCAAACACGGCAGTCCTTGCGGGGCTGCGGTGGGGAGTCGCCTATCCGAGGTCTTGGCCCAGGCATGGGCAGGGGATCCGCTTTCGGCTTTTGGCGGTATTGTGGGTTTTAATCGCGAAGTCGATCTGCCAACCGCGGAGATTCTCCTGGAGCTGGGATTCATTGAGTGCATTGTGGCGCCGGGATTCAGACTCAAGGCAAGCAAGGCCTTGCAGTCCAAAAAGAATTTGAGATTAGTGGTTTATACTCCGCCCAAGCAGGCCCCGCCGCGCATTCGCAGTTTGGGCTTGGGACTCTTGGTTCAGGAAGCGGACACGGGCAAGCTGGGGCGCCTGCGGGTTGTGACGCGCAAGAAACCCACCGAGGCCCAACTCAAATCTCTTAAGTTTGCCTGGACCCTTGCCAAACACGCGCTCTCCAATGCCATTGTCTTGGTGCAAAAGGAGGCTGTGGTCGGGGTCGGGGCCGGGCAAACGAGCCGGGTGGATGCAGTGAGACAGGCCATTAAAAAGGCAGGGGACCGGGCCCAGGGCGCGGTCCTGGCCAGCGACGGTTTCTTTCCCATGGCCGACGGTGTGACTGTTGCAGCCCGGGCCGGGATTAAGGCCATTATTCAGCCCGGGGGTTCGGTGCGGGATGAGCAGACAACGGCCGCGGCCGACAAGGCCAAGATGGCCATGGTCTTTACAGGAATGAGACATTTTAGGCACTAG